The sequence gtgccccagctgcgatgcagccccgggccctgggtctcctcagcctgggcaccggattgcgtgccccagcggcaaaaacagccccggcacctgggtctccttctgggtctcctcagcccaggcactggattgcgtaccacagctgcaactcagccccgggccctgggtctccttctggggcctggctgcgtcacccctggggtccagatggtgtccccaggcagctatgcagcctggcctctggccccgcctctgggtgttctcccatcactggtgatcagtgatctgagatgccaggcagacatccgcctcttccctgccccacccagcttctcccattactggcccagggccggcaaaggcggccaggttctcttatcacagaagccggcaaaggaggcctggcttctccgagcaaaggcagctcggttctctggctcttggctgccgcctgggcttccgattgcagtcagcggcaggcagcttcttccctccttcccctttcgcctcccagcattgcgcctatgttggcagttaactgccaatcttagttggcagttaatttgcatatagccctgattagccaatgaaaagggtatcgtcgtacgccaattaccatttttctcttttattagataggattaattttcaaataaatatggtTGGTtcagtttttattgttgacttcattattttctcttaaaaacgTTTTTAAATGAGAAGATACCAGATCAGAAATTCAattaacatctctctctctctctctctctctttctccctctctctctctctctctctctctctctctctctcccccctccactctcATCTTTAATTTCCTacctgaaaaatagaaaatctgagaAAATGACTATGTCCAGCCTGTCTGAAAGCCAGAAAGGGAGTTTATGTCCCTTCAGGACCCAAGGATTATCACCCCAACAAGAATTCCTTaagtaaagagaaaaagtaaataatgGCAATGAAAAATTGTCCAAAACTAGGAAATCGCCAACATCTGCAGAACATGAGCAGAAGTTTCTCCTTCTTTTAAAGTAAGAGCACCTTACTTAAAACTGCAACCACAAATGTAAATTTCGTCACACTGCACATCATGACCCAACAATGACTTGctgtggggttttttggttttgttttaggttgttttttttttcttgtttttttttaaccaataaaGGTTGAGGTGGAAAACCGAACGGCATTCAAAATTAATCACAAGCTATCAAAAGAAGAGTGTTTTGACAGTTTCTAAGCATGCACCTAAAATTTGTCACCAAGCAAAAAATAATGAGATTAGAAGTCAGGAAAATGGTGACTAAGCCAGGACGGGGCCAGAGGGAGACCTTTTCTTGCTGCCTTTCAATTTTATTAGATTGTGATCAAGAGGGTTCTCAGTATGTTAATTCTGTggaatttttattgatctttatttTGTGGTCTTATATGGATAAGATTTTGTAAGTGTTTCATACGTATTTAAGAGCATTTTCCATTTGTTATGTGGTTACAGGTTACGTGATCAAAGTTGTTGCAGTTATTCAAACTTTCATagcatttaattttcttctctgattGATTATCTATCAGGTTCTGAGAGAATGATATTAATTACTGCTAGTCTAGGGTGGGTTATCTTTTCGAATATTTGTGTGGTTTCACTTACTCACTCCTGTATTTTTAGCACACTCCTTTATTTCTAACATTCTAATCTCCTTAGCGATTGCAGTTCCGTTTTTACTTTGATTTAAAAGGTGGCCTACTCAAAGTGAAAGGATTAACGAGGCCTCCTCCCAAGATCCCATTGGATGGGCAATGAGGAGATTACTATGGCCCCGGGTATAAAGTCAGGCCCAAGGAGATGTAGGCTGCATTTGAAAGCCAGCTCTCTGGATCCTGCAGTACCTTCACCTGGAATTGGGATTTTGCTGGTGGAAGGTAGGTCACTTGATTTCTGCTATTTGTGCTTGTGACCAAAAGAGCTATTTTCCTATTACAAGTTTAAAGAACTGACTatagttttatattatttacCATTGAGAAATATGCATCTGAATATCATTCCCTTGAGTTAAAGcaagtttttattcttttaaaaatcagttgatttatttagagagagagcgggaggaatagagagagatggaaacatcgatgagagtgaaaccGATCAGCAGCCCCCTCTGTGCCCCTTACTCGGATACAAATTCATAatctgggcatgtatcctgacggGGAGTTCAGCTGGGGACCTCTGGGatcatggatcgatgctcaaccctgagccacacctgccaggctgaaAAACACAGTTTAGaagtaaaaactttttatttttcttgggagagggagaggggagagagagagagagagagagagagagagagagagagagagagagagagagagagaaacatcaatgttgagagagactcattgatcggctgcctcctgcacatcccccattggggatcaagcccacaacccaggcatgtgccctgactgggagtcgaccatgatctactggttcataggtttatgctTAACCATGGAGGCACACTAGCTGGGGCATATATGTACTTTTgagaaaatgatttattttacttttcaaaattattatcaACGAGGTGTTCATAAgattaaactttaattttttaagactCGCCCTGGTGCATTTTTAGATGTGTCCCCTATTTTATTATACTGTgcttatttatttctactttgcaCGCTTAggttttttcatttctaatggtcTTTTCTAAGAATCAGGTTTTAGAATAATTTCTATTAGgtgttaggtgtgtgtgtgtgtgtaattcttTATGAATATTCTGTGTTCTTGTCTTCCGGTTTAGCTTTTAAACTTCCTTGAGGAAACTTTCCGCTACAGCGGGGTGAGGAGCCATCCAGGCACTCCAGCCTGTGATCCAGGAGAAGCCTCAGAGACCCTAACACTCCAACTGAGGAGGCTCACAGCGCTCCATGCTGAAGACCcgctctcccctcttcccccaaaaCGTCTGCTCCCTGGGGACTGGTCCATATCCTTCAGGCACAAAGTACAGACCAGCGTGGGCCCCACTGGTGAGGCCGAAAGCCTGGAAAAGGTTTAGTTGTCAAACACTCAATCTGAATCACTGATAcaccaaaacttaaaaaaaaacaaaaagagatagTGTGGCTCGCGGGCTGGGGGCAGAAACTTCGGGGGCGGCGGTCGAGCCAGCGAGGACAAGGAGGACAAGGAGGACGACCCGCAGGAGCTAGCCCTGGGCTTGTCGCTCACCATGGTGACCGTAGAGGAGCTCTACCGCAGCTATGGCATCCTAGCCGATGCCATGGAGCAAGTGGGCCAGCATGAAGATGCCTATCAAGTGATATTGGATGGTGTGAAAGGTGGTACCAAGGAAAAAAGGTTAGCAGCTCAGTTTATTCCAAAATTCTTTAAGCATTTTCCAGAATTGGCTGATTCTGCTATCAATGCACAGTTAGACCTCTGTGAGGATGAAGATGCATCAGTTCGACGGCAAGCAATCAAAGAGCTTCCTCAATTTGCCACTGGAGAAAATCTTCCCCCAGTGGCAGATATTCTAACCCAACTTTTGCAAACAGATGACTCTGCAGAATTTAATTTAGTGAACAATGCCCTATTAAGTATATTTAAGATGGATGCAAAAGGGACTTTAGGTGGCTTATTCAGCCAAATCCTTAAAGGAGAAAACATTGTTAGAGAACGAGCAATCAAATTCCTTTCTACAAAACTTAACACTTTACCAGATGAGGTCTTAACAAAGGAAGTAGAGGAACTTATACTAACTGAATCCAAAAAGGCCCTAAAAGATGTGACTGGTGAAGAATTTGTCCTGTTCATGAATATACTGTCTGGGTTAAAGAGCTTACAGACAGTGATTGGAAGAAAGCAACTTGTAGAGTTGGTGGCTGAGCAGGCTGACCTAGAACAAACCTTCAACCCGGCAGATCCCGACTGTGTGGACAGGCTCTTAAAGTGCACTCGGCAGGCGGTAACCCTCTTCTCGAAAAATGTGCATTCCACAAGGTTTGTGACTTACTTCTGTGAGCAGGTTCTACCTAACCTCAGCTCCTTAATTACTCCAGTGGAGGGTCTTGATATACAGTTGGAGGTATTGAAACTGTTGGCAGAACTGAGTTCATTTT is a genomic window of Myotis daubentonii chromosome 9, mMyoDau2.1, whole genome shotgun sequence containing:
- the LOC132240651 gene encoding LOW QUALITY PROTEIN: apoptosis inhibitor 5-like (The sequence of the model RefSeq protein was modified relative to this genomic sequence to represent the inferred CDS: inserted 1 base in 1 codon), encoding MVTVEELYRSYGILADAMEQVGQHEDAYQVILDGVKGGTKEKRLAAQFIPKFFKHFPELADSAINAQLDLCEDEDASVRRQAIKELPQFATGENLPPVADILTQLLQTDDSAEFNLVNNALLSIFKMDAKGTLGGLFSQILKGENIVRERAIKFLSTKLNTLPDEVLTKEVEELILTESKKALKDVTGEEFVLFMNILSGLKSLQTVIGRKQLVELVAEQADLEQTFNPADPDCVDRLLKCTRQAVTLFSKNVHSTRFVTYFCEQVLPNLSSLITPVEGLDIQLEVLKLLAELSSFCGDMEKLETNLRKLLDKLLEHMPLPPEEAENGENAGNEEPKLQFSYVECLLYSFHQLGRKLPDFLTAKLNAEKLKDFKIRLQYFAQSLQVYIRQLRLALQGKTGEALKTDENKIRVVALKITNNINVLIKDLFHIPPSYKSTVTLSWKPVQKVEIGQKRATEDTTSGPPAKKSPAGPKGDSRQIYNPPSGKYSSNLGNXYERSLQGK